One part of the Pecten maximus chromosome 1, xPecMax1.1, whole genome shotgun sequence genome encodes these proteins:
- the LOC117342449 gene encoding uncharacterized protein LOC117342449 yields the protein MGKARATTAQKPCRLRGGYPVSPGRGTQVRKALFDVQTNKVSLREAARQHGFSYGFLQRRLSGEIDVDKRKGPNPVFNQAEKAAMSSWLHDMAERGMGLKPYKFLDFIQGVIIKENKPNSFKDGRPGHDWYYAFMARNEAILQPRTEKSLEMCRTKINKEDTDVWYSGFSQFLSEKNLLNKPKRIWNCDETGFSIGSIPGKIIGPVKTPSDRQQMPHISGGHSKQRYTVMFCGNASGDMMLPFFVFPEPKPKGYNPMTEGLEGSRATYTKKDWMNLSTFKSFISFFDEHAGTERPVVLLMDSVSSHVDITVFQYNYILETVPQKIF from the coding sequence ATGGGAAAAGCAAGAGCAACCACAGCACAAAAGCCCTGTCGCTTGCGTGGCGGCTACCCTGTTTCACCTGGAAGAGGAACCCAAGTGCGGAAGGCATTGTTCGACGTGCAGACCAACAAGGTATCTTTACGGGAAGCAGCTAGACAACATGGGTTTTCTTATGGTTTTCTTCAGAGGAGGTTGTCTGGTGAAATTGATGTTGATAAGAGGAAGGGGCCCAATCCTGTTTTTAACCAGGCTGAGAAGGCAGCGATGTCTTCATGGCTTCATGACATGGCAGAGAGGGGGATGGGCTTGAAGCCGTACAAGTTCCTTGACTTTATCCAGGGTGTTATCATCAAGGAAAACAAGCCAAATAGTTTTAAAGACGGTAGGCCTGGTCATGATTGGTATTACGCTTTCATGGCCAGGAATGAAGCCATTCTGCAACCCAGGACTGAGAAATCACTGGAAATGTGCCGTACTAAAATCAACAAGGAAGACACAGATGTTTGGTATTCAGGCTTTAGTCAGTTTCTCAGTGAGAAAAACTTACTCAACAAACCTAAGCGTATCTGGAATTGCGACGAGACAGGTTTCAGTATTGGAAGTATTCCAGGGAAGATAATCGGTCCTGTGAAGACTCCTTCAGATCGCCAACAGATGCCACACATATCTGGGGGACACAGTAAACAAAGATACACTGTGATGTTCTGTGGGAATGCTAGTGGAGATATGATGCTCCCTTTCTTTGTGTTCCCTGAACCAAAGCCAAAGGGTTACAATCCCATGACAGAAGGATTGGAAGGGAGTAGAGCGACGTACACAAAGAAAGACTGGATGAATCTATCAACTTTCAAGTCCTTCATTTCCTTCTTCGACGAGCATGCTGGTACAGAGAGGCCAGTTGTCCTACTAATGGACAGTGTGAGTAGCCACGTCGATATCACCGTCTTTCAATACAATTACATTCTTGAAACTGTtccacaaaaaatattttaa
- the LOC117333079 gene encoding uncharacterized protein LOC117333079 encodes MGLNGDDQHMAVKDSDKAEVLAKFFSSVFTKEPSGDLPEFNTRAVNHPFEEIICNPLVVEKILANLNENKSQGPDKIHPKVLKELKHFISTPLAEIFNRSLEDGKLPQEWKEANITAIYKKGSKSDPREVS; translated from the exons ATGGGACTAAACGGAGATGATCAACACATGGCAGTCAAGGACAGCGATAAAGCCGAGGTCTTAGCTAAGTTTTTCAGCAGTGTTTTTACGAAAGAACCATCTGGAGACCTACCGGAATTTAATACTAGAGCTGTAAATCACCCTTTTGAGGAGATAATTTGTAATCCATTAGTCGTTGAAAAGATTTTAgcaaatttaaatgaaaataaatcgcAGGGGCCAGACAAAATTCACCCGAAAGTTCTTAAGGAATTGAAACATTTTATCAGTACACCCTTAGCCGAGATTTTCAACCGGTCATTGGAAGATGGAAAACTACCTCAAGAATGGAAAGAAGCTAACATCACTGCCATATACAAGAAAGGATCGAAGTCGGAC CCTAGAGAAGTTAGTTAG